aagtcaagaAGGGAAAAGACGAGGTAAAAAAGAAGACAGGGAGAAAGTGGAAAGTGGAGAGAGTGAGGAGAAGATTCAGGGCAGCCGAAAGTGGACGAGGAGAGGAGCCGCTGTGACGACGCAAGTGGCTCGTGAAGAGCTGAAGCTCAGAAATAATGGAAATGAATTCGGACAGGCAGATAAGCCAAGCCGGTCGTGACGTCGATGCAAAGACAGAAATGGATGGGAACGCCGATCGACGATgtcctcgctctctctctctaccACGCTGGGTAGTTCTCTCGCTGTCACCGAGGCTCTTGACTGAACATATACTTTAACCCATACTTTATTGAGACAATCGCAATCACCCAAACCAATCCCAATTCCTGGTGATTTCTGATCATCGATCTCGCATTTTTTGCGTTGAAGCTACGATGGATCGACGCGATTAGTGGACTTATGAACGCCGGACTTGGATCTATTGACTGCACCGCCACGTACGCCACACTCCAAAAAGAAGCGGCCTAAACAAAGGGTTTTCAACTTTTCAACTTTGGACTTTTGAGTTTTGAATTTTGATGGCCTCTCTCTGGTTCTCATCTTCGCTTCGCTGTTGGAGCTGTGCCCTGCCAAGAGCATGCGCAATTCTGTGGGGGTTTCCAAGTTGACACCAGGTCTGGTTCCGGCTGAGATCGTGCTCGCAGTGTGGCTGGTAGTCGGCCCTCATTCTCGACTCGAGCGAACGCCAATTGCAGCCCCCGAATTATATTACCCTGGCTGCCTCTCAATTACATGCAATCTAGCAATTCCAAGTCTCATTTCGCGCGTGCAACTTGGGTCTGCTCCAGGCAGTCGAATTCCTGTCGAGGGGTCACTGTTTTTTTCCTCTCTTACACGTGGCATGCAGAACTGGGTCCGATCACCCATCTTGCCTCCAAAACTCCATCGTCTCCCCCCACTGCATTGCGCACTTGAGGATTCCCGCCACTCGAAGTCAATTCTATCCCAGATCTCCAGCTTTGATCCTCTCCATTGGCATTGACCAATCCTCTCGCCCACCATTCCATCCATACCAGGCTAGCTCAAGACCTGCGAAACTCCCAGCCCGTTGGCCCAGCCCACCCATTATTCTCGTATTTTTCCTCCACGCAAAGTTCTGGGGACTGTATCGATTCCCGCCCCCAATTatttcctcttcggcctTAGGCTTTTCCTCCATCTGCATTGCACTGCACTCAGCAGCGCTTGCAAACTGTGCTCGCCATGCCAGCAAATCACACGATCACTCCTAAGAATACCAGAACAAGCTAGAGCCAGCAGTTCAGTTCAGTTCAGTCTGCACCCAGTGTTCCAGGGTGGGGTTACAGATCGAACCACAGTGTACAGATTGGCCGATCTCGTCTCACTGCAGTTACCTTGACGAGGACCATGATGGTCTGATCTCTCAATTGCACAGACAGTATAATTGCTTCTGGGTTTTCGGTGTGTTCTGATTCATACAATTGGGCAAAAACCAAGACCTGCTTCTTTTTGTGTATGAGTCTGCGACATTGTGCATGAGGTCTGACTGTCTGATCCAACTTAGCCTTAACGCTTAAGATTGAGAGCTGTTGGAGATCCTTTTGCTTTACCCGGGTGTCGGGTCTCGGGGCACCTTGATGATGACCCGGGGCGTAAATTATTAGCGAAAGTACAGCAGATGCAGTGAGTCGCTGCCCACGACCGGATCACACCATTTCACCCAACCCAAGCGCATAAGTAAAGTTCCCGAGTCTAGACTACCCCGTACCTACTTTCCTTCGGAGTTCTACTCATGATTTTGCTCATGGACTCTTGGGTGAGGTTCTCTGTCACCCACTCACTAGGGAAGTAATTTCCGCCTCCAGCGACTCCAGCTGGTCAATGCTCCACGCGATGTAGTTATATGTATCCACGAAGCCCCCCGTACATCAATCAAGTATGCCGGCCTTATCTAGCACTCAAATCCTCTGTTCTACGCAAGAAATCTAGAAAGACCATGATTATCCTAGGAACAACATATGAACAAAACCAAATCAGCTTATGAAGCGGAGATATATTTCGCCCGAGTCAACAACTTCGGGTTTCTCTCTctatagctaatattacaAGTTACGGGTATATATAACACGACACGACATTCACAGATTAAAAAGGCCAACTACCTTGCGGCGGGAAAAACATCATATCCCCCGTGATATGGCCCATGGTACTCCAAAACTGCTCGTCAAGACCAACACCTAGCTCAGGCGCAAACATGCCCATCGAGGCAGAGGGCGGCATCATTGACGTGTTGCTTccggagacggagaagtcGGGGTAGCCTGAGGCTACAGGTTGTTGGCCGGGGCTTGCAGTTGTGGTTGGGTCGAAGGGCGTTTGGGCTGGGTAGAATTGGCCCCAGGAGTCGGGAGCAGCTGTGGTGTTTGTATGGAGTTGAGAGGGCAGTTGTGACGGGCTTAAGCATGGTGGGAGAGCGGGCGCTTGCGCCATTGTGTCTGGGGATGGTTGGGAGAGCGGGTAGCCAGGCCTAGATTGTGCGTAGGTTTGCTGGTATTGCTGTTGTTGACTCGGGGATTGGGATTTCTCCCCGGAGGCGACTTCgctgaggaggtggaggggcgTGTTCCCTTGAGGGGTATTTTCTTGAGAGGTAGTGTTCTGCGATAATTCATTAGAGATGACAAGCAGAATAAGGGGTATAGATGGCATTACCCTATTCCTGTCCGTTCCAGACGCTGGAGCATTTCCCGGTGGGACTTGAAGAGCGTGCTTCAAGTCTCCATGCTGGTCTTTGCGTGATTTGAACCACTCGCGCAGCATTGACATGACGGTTGAGAACTTGCCAGGAGTAACACCCCCAGCGAGAGACCCTGCAGCAGTATAGTGGGCGATCACCTTATCCAGGTAAATTTCCACCTTCAAAGCTTGAGGCTCAATCACTTGTCCAACATACGAGTCAGGTGCCGTCACAATCGAGTAGAGTTTGATCAAAGCGACAATTGCAAAAGCCGTTCGCGCGAGAGCGACAGTAGGTACACTGATTAAGTCTCTCGGGGGGATAGAGCAAATTGTATCAATCGCCTGATGGATAGATGCTAGAGTCGAGCTCAACGCGCTTATGcgggttgctgctgcggggtTGGAGATATCGATGTCGGCCGTCTTGTTCTCCTCGCTCAAGTTGTCCAGAATCATGGCATTTTCGTGAAGATAAATGTTGACGATGGCTTGCGCCTGGGTCATTATAGCTGGATTCGTTAGTAAATAGCACATACGAGGGAAAGATATTGCTTACCGGAGTCATTGGTCTTGAAAacctcgtctttccagtgCTCTAGCTGCTTCTCGAACGCTTTTAGGGTGAATTGGAACTTGGATTCGGAAAATGAGGGACCCCCCAGGTCATCAGCGAAAAACCGCGAACTGATTTCCTCGATGATTCGTGCCAATTTAGTCCATTGAATTATCTTTTTATCCGAAGGTAACGCATCAGGAGAGTTCTCCAAGACCTCAATGCACTCGTCCATATACGGAAGCCATCGAACGAGAATCGGTCTCCTCAAAGCGCTCGACGTCCTGAAGGGGTTAGTTAGATATCTCCTTCCCTAGGAGAAAGGAAGACTTACTGAACAGATATAAAGTAACACCCAAGCCAAGCCCGCCTTATCTCTGGCGAGTCAGGATCTGTAACCGGTGCATTCTTCACAAAATCACGAATGAAGTTGAATGGCTTTCCCTTGGCTGGTGCTTTCCGATACATCCCTATGTCCATCCCCACGGCCACAGCCAACTGCGCCAATTGATAGAATTTGATTTCTTCAAAATTCTCCGGCGGCGTGTAAAACGCACACGCTACAAGGAGCGCCTGCACAATATCAAGTGACTTCTCACCCTTAACAATAACCCGGTCCCCTATCGTCCTGTACAGCTCCAAGAGAAGCGTGTTCTGTGCACTGGGCTCAAACGGCCCAACCGAAATGGCAACTATGGCGTGAAACAACACCGGCCTGTGTTTCCGGACTTCGTTCATTGGCGTGCCAGGTGGGAACACCACCATAGGTATATGATGGCACATCGAATCGACATAGCGCGTGTACGAATCTGAGGCGACACCCGGACTAACCAACCCTCTCTCAACGATATCAGGGTCGTTCGAGACTTCCCTGGTGGCAGGTTTCGGAGTAGACCATGGCGCAGGCCACTGTCGTCCCGCGGCCTCAGTACTCCCCGCAACTGGGCTGGGATTGCTAGTCTGCGACGGTGTTGAGAGCGGGGCCGTATCCCGCGAGTCTTTAAGTTCCCCGCTATAATGCCGCTTATTTCCTGATGGACCTGGTCTCGATGGTATAGAGCGGTTCGAGTTACTCTGCCCTGGAACCAACCATCGCCGGCCTACGGGTTCGTCCCTCAATGATGACGACTGGTTACTGCTGTTTGACGGTAGGAGCGCATCAACTTTCTGCGACGCATGCAGGGTCGCCGTTAAGACGTCGATCTTGCGCTCTAGTTCCGAAACCCGACTAtccgtcttcttctgtcgCTTTCGATTCGGCACCGTGACTACACACGATCTGCCAGCCTTTGCGCACCGTTTACACGGTTCGTCCGGGTTGACAAGGTCCGGTTCGCAGCGGACCTTCAGCTGGCGACATGATTCACACGCCCGCTGTCTTTTCGGGTCGGCATTCGGATCGTTGGGATCGATGTCATTATGCGTGGATCCACGGAAGGCATGGAAGTCCGAAGACGCTTCCCCGGGGTATGCCGATTGTCCAGACTGGGTGtatgggttcaggatggACGCGGGGAGGTGCGGACGTGATGATGCCGACTGGGACGGAGGCTCGGGGTATTCCGTGTCTATATGCGAAAGAACAGGCACGTCAGCACGTGGCAGTCATGAAGCTGGGGAGAACCTAACGGGCAACGGCAACAATTCTTACCGGACTCGGCACTCTCCGAGCTGCTCTCCCCTCTTGAATGCAATCGCGGATCAATCTCCATCGAATGCGGAGACGCTGTGGGTAGTGGACGTCAGCTTCAGCATCGCTGCGAATGCGACCTGCAGGGCCAAAATCGGAGCTTCGATGAGAAAGACCATAGCGCGTACCTAGCTGCTAATCGGCTCGCAGAGTCCCCAGCTAATTATGAATAGTATGCAGTGCTCAAGGCGCGTCCTGGTGCCACTGCCGGGGGTCGGTGCCGGAGGCACGGTGAATCGGTCTCCGAGTGCCGACCGGACACAAGAATCTGATAATGAAGGGGCCAGTCGGTATGTTGGacaagagaaggggaagtATTCTCCGGATAACAACCCTTTTAATAACCAAATCCCCAGGCGCCTTTAGGACGAAAGATATGGAGAGAACTGAGGTTGAGTCACTTCACGAAAACGAAGTCCAGATGGATCCTGGCGTCCAGGAGCCAATCAAGAGCTCTGGCCCCAGGCATCCAGCAACCCTCAACGTACTTTACgacttaatattagtacCCAAGGCAGCACAAATGTCGACAATGGCTACGGTCTTTACAACTGGACTTTGTCTTTAATATATTGTGTTCGTCGTTAACATTGAGCAGCATATGGAAAAGTTCATCAAATGCCAACAGAATATGCCGCGCCCGCATGAAACGCCAACGCAAAGGATAGATGGGTAGAGCAGAAAATCAACACCAGTCAATGGAGAGGCTCTggataagtaataaaaacaAATACAAACGCCGGCTATAAGCTGAGATCATATATAGTCCAAATGACCTATAGTAAAGGTGAgtgaagacggcgaggattggCCTAGGAGGCTAGGATGTCTTGTGCACCGGACACTCTTTCTTTCGCTCAAACCACTCCACAATGCACCGCTTGTGGAATTTGCATAGGCACTCGAGACGTACCAGCGACTGCCCGACCTCGTACTCTTCCATACAAATGGTACATTCCTGCTCTGCGCCATCCTGCCCAATGCAATCCTTCTCGGTCGATGTGAATGCGACCATGCGGACGGGAAGAGGGGTTTGTGAAACTGGGCTTCCGCTAGATGGGCGGCCGTGGTTTTCAATACATTCCCGGACATGGGCTTCCCGAGTGTCCTCCTCCCCATTTGGACCAACTGGTGGTAACGGACTGTCGCAAATTGGGCAAAGGTCGCCTTCGGCAATAGGCTGGGCCGGCCGCGAATGAGAACCGCGTGATGCTCGAGGTCTGCTGCTAGACGACTCTGGAGTTGCAAAAGGAGCGTCCGACGGGCCGCTCCTCGAATAATAAAGCGCATGTCTCGATGGTACAGGTGGGGGTGAACGCGCACTCGACATTGAGCCGTAGCCTATGGGACGGCCTTGAAAAGATGGTGCGAACGCGCTGCCAAATCCAGTGAACCCCGGGTAGTCGCTAGATCCAACAGTCCTGCGCGATGGTCTAGATGGGAATGTATCGGGCTAGAAGTGAAGGACCATAAGTCAGTCTCCAAGACACTACTTCAAGATATACTAGAACTTACAATTGAATCATACAAGTGTTGACGGGACGGGGTTGATAGGGAATGATACGACCGATGCCGCGCCCAACTTGAGCCAGAGCCGGTAGCGCCAGGTGCTCGAACAGATGGAAATCCAAATGGCGGTTCAGGGTTCGGATCAGGAACGCAGGGGTTGCAAAGTCTCACTTCCTCGCCACCACCCAACGCGGGGTTCACTGCCGCCGGCGACTGTGATGaatcgtcttcttcttctaggTTCACAACATGTGTTGCGCGATGTGCAATGGCAGAGGCGCTGGAGCGATCAGAAGTCGGAGGATGGACAATATACTGTCTCGGAATCGTAATCCGGTGAGGTGAACATGAGGAGCAAACAACCCTGCCGCACTTCCTGCAATGATGTTTCCTGTACCAAAAGCTAAACGGGGTTCGACAGATAGGGCATTCCGTAACCTC
The nucleotide sequence above comes from Aspergillus puulaauensis MK2 DNA, chromosome 3, nearly complete sequence. Encoded proteins:
- a CDS encoding putative C6 transcription factor (War1) (COG:K;~EggNog:ENOG410PG60;~InterPro:IPR036864,IPR001138;~PFAM:PF00172;~go_function: GO:0000981 - DNA-binding transcription factor activity, RNA polymerase II-specific [Evidence IEA];~go_function: GO:0008270 - zinc ion binding [Evidence IEA];~go_process: GO:0006355 - regulation of transcription, DNA-templated [Evidence IEA]), with product MEIDPRLHSRGESSSESAESDTEYPEPPSQSASSRPHLPASILNPYTQSGQSAYPGEASSDFHAFRGSTHNDIDPNDPNADPKRQRACESCRQLKVRCEPDLVNPDEPCKRCAKAGRSCVVTVPNRKRQKKTDSRVSELERKIDVLTATLHASQKVDALLPSNSSNQSSSLRDEPVGRRWLVPGQSNSNRSIPSRPGPSGNKRHYSGELKDSRDTAPLSTPSQTSNPSPVAGSTEAAGRQWPAPWSTPKPATREVSNDPDIVERGLVSPGVASDSYTRYVDSMCHHIPMVVFPPGTPMNEVRKHRPVLFHAIVAISVGPFEPSAQNTLLLELYRTIGDRVIVKGEKSLDIVQALLVACAFYTPPENFEEIKFYQLAQLAVAVGMDIGMYRKAPAKGKPFNFIRDFVKNAPVTDPDSPEIRRAWLGCYFISVQTSSALRRPILVRWLPYMDECIEVLENSPDALPSDKKIIQWTKLARIIEEISSRFFADDLGGPSFSESKFQFTLKAFEKQLEHWKDEVFKTNDSAIMTQAQAIVNIYLHENAMILDNLSEENKTADIDISNPAAATRISALSSTLASIHQAIDTICSIPPRDLISVPTVALARTAFAIVALIKLYSIVTAPDSYVGQVIEPQALKVEIYLDKVIAHYTAAGSLAGGVTPGKFSTVMSMLREWFKSRKDQHGDLKHALQVPPGNAPASGTDRNRNTTSQENTPQGNTPLHLLSEVASGEKSQSPSQQQQYQQTYAQSRPGYPLSQPSPDTMAQAPALPPCLSPSQLPSQLHTNTTAAPDSWGQFYPAQTPFDPTTTASPGQQPVASGYPDFSVSGSNTSMMPPSASMGMFAPELGVGLDEQFWSTMGHITGDMMFFPPQGSWPF
- a CDS encoding phosphatidylinositol-3-phosphate-binding ubiquitin-protein ligase (COG:O;~EggNog:ENOG410PN5M;~InterPro:IPR001841,IPR017455,IPR011011,IPR000306, IPR013083;~PFAM:PF13639,PF01363;~go_function: GO:0046872 - metal ion binding [Evidence IEA]), giving the protein MSSFSSSASSISGPPTITAPGLRLHASSENLRAREAGPSFDPRGGRRRSTLTGPHRKRRLVNPELAAETSHARPLGIGSSSRAEMDSRPILNTSSRTQSDTPVAGSSYETAIDLSSSPPQAPPPRALDQRQSSWSQEDNQYVEYNRPLWQPDAEVTECPICRTPFSFWYRKHHCRKCGRVVCSSCSPHRITIPRQYIVHPPTSDRSSASAIAHRATHVVNLEEEDDSSQSPAAVNPALGGGEEVRLCNPCVPDPNPEPPFGFPSVRAPGATGSGSSWARHRSYHSLSTPSRQHLYDSIPDTFPSRPSRRTVGSSDYPGFTGFGSAFAPSFQGRPIGYGSMSSARSPPPVPSRHALYYSRSGPSDAPFATPESSSSRPRASRGSHSRPAQPIAEGDLCPICDSPLPPVGPNGEEDTREAHVRECIENHGRPSSGSPVSQTPLPVRMVAFTSTEKDCIGQDGAEQECTICMEEYEVGQSLVRLECLCKFHKRCIVEWFERKKECPVHKTS